A single Hippocampus zosterae strain Florida chromosome 19, ASM2543408v3, whole genome shotgun sequence DNA region contains:
- the si:dkey-90m5.4 gene encoding leucine-rich alpha-2-glycoprotein: MITFGIGAPRMTQWFCGSCSLTLTHPPLGICNDIMKVFGVVLVLAYFGHATSACPALCQCYSRRAEVVCNEVPLTVFPVESLSENTSTLTIQFTNITSISEQDLNATPRLKQLHLFSNHLNNLSSHLLRGVPLLTTLDLTGNKLSHLPAEVFSHAPLQVLVLKNNLVEKADAAWLPDNSDLTWLDVSGNRLTNISGDFLQKMPHLENLDLSNNHLVKILANSLDPLIKLDRLNLQNNKLDSLDASLFESTQNLTYLFLSRNRLTHLPPNIFQKLTQLKHLSLDDNQLSSVPPGLLDHLNALEDEGLDLTANPWVCDGKMAYLLRWLQNNQKKAFLPETMICSGPQSLKGRSVMSLTETELKMNLIQVLMLCAISNRAVHACPHRCSCSGSEVECSDVSNMTSFPVDSLPSNTTVLSIWSTQISSLEAGHFKAVPLLNRLQLYASMLDKLPSDLLRNASQLNSLDLTGNRLIRLPLGVFRQRSLRDLVLKNNCIEEAEAGWFDENNSLTQLDLSGNRLSDIPVSFLEKLQHLENLDLSDNKLEALRPDALKNLHHLDVLNLAGNKLSALMPTTFSHNPKLSRLFLQENQLRDLPSPLLSGLRQLQLLLLNQNRLRHLPTGLLDDRDSSFQLILATNPWLCDGKMEYLWRWLNEHPQSVIYLEEVICDGPEALKNRQVASLTESELGLVR; encoded by the exons ATGATTACATTTGGGATTGGGGCTCCCCGAATGACTCAGTGGTTCTGCGGATCCTGCAGCCTGACTCTCACTCATCCGCCTTTGGGCATCTGCAACGACA TAATGAAGGTGTTTGGTGTAGTGCTGGtcttggcctattttggtcatGCCACTTCAGCGTGCCCGGCACTTTGCCAATGCTACTCACGAAGAGCAGAGGTGGTCTGCAATGAGGTTCCCCTGACGGTATTCCCCGTTGAGAGCCTCTCCGAGAACACCAGCACCCTCACCATCCAGTTCACCAACATTACATCCATCTCGGAACAGGATCTCAACGCAACGCCCCGGCTGAAGCAGCTCCACCTGTTCAGCAACCACCTCAACAACCTCTCCTCGCACCTCCTTAGAGGCGTGCCTCTGCTCACCACTTTGGACCTCACCGGCAACAAGCTGAGCCATTTGCCTGCAGAGGTCTTCAGCCATGCCCCGCTTCAAGTCCTGGTGCTCAAGAACAACCTGGTTGAGAAAGCGGACGCCGCGTGGCTTCCCGATAACTCCGACCTGACCTGGTTGGACGTCTCTGGGAATCGTCTAACCAACATCTCAGGAGATTTTCTTCAAAAAATGCCCCACCTGGAAAACCTCGACCTCTCCAACAACCATCTGGTGAAGATCTTGGCAAATTCTTTGGATCCACTCATCAAACTTGATCGCCTAAATCTgcagaacaacaaactggacagcCTGGATGCTTCTTTATTCGAAAGCACCCAGAACCTCACCTACTTGTTCCTCTCCAGGAACAGGCTCACTCATCTTCCCCCGAACATTTTTCAGAAGCTCACTCAGCTCAAACACCTCAGTCTGGACGACAACCAGCTTAGCAGTGTCCCTCCAGGACTGCTCGACCATCTGAACGCTCTGGAGGACGAAGGCCTGGACCTGACTGCCAACCCGTGGGTGTGCGACGGGAAGATGGCGTACCTCCTCAGGTGGCTCCAAAACAACCAAAAGAAAGCATTTCTACCCGAGACCATGATTTGTTCCGGTCCTCAGTCTCTCAAGGGTCGCTCGGTGATGTCACTCACAGAGACTGAAC TGAAGATGAATTTGATTCAGGTGCTGATGTTATGCGCAATAAGTAACCGCGCTGTCCATGCCTGCCCACATCGTTGCTCCTGTTCCGGTTCTGAGGTGGAGTGCTCCGACGTCTCGAACATGACGTCGTTCCCTGTCGACAGTTTACCGTCCAACACCACGGTGTTGTCCATCTGGTCCACCCAGATATCTTCCTTAGAAGCGGGTCATTTCAAGGCCGTGCCCCTTCTGAACAGGCTTCAGCTGTACGCCAGCATGTTGGACAAGCTTCCTTCGGATCTCCTGCGGAACGCTTCCCAGCTGAACTCATTAGATCTCACCGGGAACCGACTTATCCGTCTTCCTCTGGGAGTCTTCCGGCAGAGGTCGCTCCGCGATTTGGTCCTCAAAAACAATTGCATCGAAGAGGCGGAAGCGGGTTGGTTTGATGAGAACAACAGCCTGACCCAGTTGGACTTATCTGGCAATCGTTTATCCGACATCCCGGTGTCATTTCTTGAAAAGCTGCAACATCTGGAGAATTTGGATTTGAGTGACAACAAACTAGAAGCTCTGCGACCAGATGCCTTGAAGAACCTGCACCACCTGGACGTTCTTAATCTGGCCGGGAACAAACTGAGCGCCCTGATGCCGACGACCTTCAGTCACAACCCGAAGCTCTCGCGTCTGTTTCTGCAAGAGAATCAACTCCGGGATCTTCCGTCGCCACTCCTCTCGGGTCTGCGTCAACTTCAGTTACTTCTTCTCAACCAGAACAGGTTACGACATCTCCCCACGGGCCTGCTGGATGACAGGGACTCGTCTTTCCAGCTGATCCTAGCGACCAACCCATGGCTGTGCGATGGGAAAATGGAGTACCTGTGGAGATGGCTCAATGAACATCCTCAAAGTGTCATTTATCTGGAGGAGGTGATCTGCGACGGGCCGGAAGCTCTCAAGAACAGACAAGTGGCGTCTTTAACGGAAAGTGAACTTGGTCTGGTCAGATAA